The Hordeum vulgare subsp. vulgare chromosome 7H, MorexV3_pseudomolecules_assembly, whole genome shotgun sequence DNA window TTATATTCACGtttttccgctgcaaagtaaaaaggttaagtcctccaattaaattgaaaccaacgggaaaatttaattggaagaactGTTATTAGCAAAGTTTTTCCCTTGTGGGTGAAATAGGATTCAAACAGTTTCCGCTATGACAATAGAATGATGTTTGTTTTAAAGTTAAATATGGTATTGTTATTCTCTGACCAATGTTGATGGTaacaatactataattgtatgagtcatcttatgtttaaagcttaaatatctgataaattttgtatcaaagtgatcaattttTCGGAACACGGATAAAGAAATGCatatggttaatgatgatgatgattatttcttagcaaagttgttcaataagaatactatcatcacattgtttatGAGTTGTATGCATTATTTTCATTTCTGCCCAACGCTGATATGGAATTAATGCAGAAGAATGATTttttattctaattctgccacaacggtgatttagaatattccagaaaggtttaatgtgcatgattttaatcagaccaacgtagggttatttttatgctcattaccattgtttattggctaagttttctcagactaaaagttattcaagccttcactcatgaaagcgaatgttttgggtactagtgacccgaaagatggaaaaaaaaggtcataacttgagggaataaattctctctaaagaatggcttcacaagaaaagaactcttggatattaattcaagaaaagaaaagagataaatcattgagagtcttgattgacgaatgtctttcatgtactctctatgatgaagtctccttttttcagtcaacatgattgaaatgaaacaagcaacatgcatgttgaatttgaccaacgtcggatcaaacatgtgtgtcaaagacaattcagatttatttctgaatttgatgcagtcaaaagagccaattatggcatttatgtcccttaaggggaattacccgcatggcgggaaaagtctggaaagaatgcctgcgtaaccgggtaaagctgacattgtattatgtcaacaatccgtgtatggcgggagaaattttggcaaaggccttatcctgtatggcaggagaaagttatgatgactcatgtgcggttaatgtgtcccactatgggagaaaaCTATGGAGTAGCTATGAAGCTTTCCTAGTATCGACCGTACACCttatgtgtaacggtcattatgcaatcactaaatccagaaaggataaaagtaacagacgaacctaaagacaagaatgatatgcaagtgtgacttgcaaaagaggcaatgataaagaactctgttgagtttctgaaatgaaatgaggaaaaagtactcccatactagttaacttataacttcattttacatgaagtgataagatgaatgagctagataatcgaagtttcctcatttcacaagagccatgaatgggtttcgaaattgtggcagaaaagttcttgccacgtttcgagggggagaaagagacatgaaatacattgtaatgtatttcatgactcctctgtactttagatgatgtgatgcacattatgcatctaaagtgatccattaatgaaaaatatgattgtcaaggggagtacgacagtcatctgaataccgtcattatgatacccctaaagaaaagaaatagttgtattttcggatcttttatagttccgaaagcagactaaggaatacaacagtggtgcttaaagtgtcataaagaagaaagtttaaagatacGCCATCTCTTCACtgaagatggagtaatctgggggagcatgttgtatgacctatacaacacctgttgttagctctacaagggatcttgtgatacaggtcactgtaaaacctattgccttttggaaatgggtgactatatAATTAATTGCCTCTTGGCAATGACAGAGCAACGACTACCCCATATGAAAGAAGTGCCAGTACCTGagattttgatggtctctaggaatgtgaaaatcagatacttgtgactactataaagtctatgttagtgaaattccatcatttgaatttcactaacatagactttatgaagggtctacaaggcaaatgtgactccaaaggaaatatgtaaatgcgtaaaacatgacttaaatcgaaagattttgtacaaagaaaatgagaggacaattgcattcatgcaaagttatagaatgggaaattcgtttcccaattcctatgtatgtggatgatgtcctacttgctagtggtgatgtcaatctactgcaggaggagaaaagaagttcttgtcctcaaagttcaaaagaataaaagggggtattaggaatgtcgcatggacatgctaagaaagatctctaaagtatgcatacgagaaaacctacgcctgttcttatattcaagggtaatggaagtggaaactatggtgttccaaaagttaataagaaaagattgtaaacggatatggtaccatatgcttcagttgttggaagctcaagatattaccctgacacagttcacgtatatatccgggttgttttggAAATTTCCAGTCCATAGATAAATCAATGGAATGGAGTCAAAGATATCGGCCTCATGCTAaaagaaataagtgctctcaaaagattatgagtacaaaggcaggacttgtgaaatgtatagcgaaatccacaattgtcgctaactttcatactcggtgttttgtgtgaaaaatctccaaatgagtgaaaccattgtcatcaatgtgatgcaatgatatgttatagcTTGCTATGAGGCTGAGGGACGGACAACATGGTTAAGGCTACCTGTACCCGGAGTGGATAATGGTTGACAATGACGGTTACCATTTTAAGTTCTTTCGCTCCTCTCACAGcgagtcaagtgttgatgccaaacacactgacaaagagttatgtgttgtgaaggagaaagtccggaattatggaaaaatgcttgaagcataaaagcaacaaacaagtgtttgcagatctgcttatcaaaggcttaccgcCCAGTGTGTTCGGAGAACACATAGTCGACGTGGGTTTTTATAGTATAGTCTAATATTTCCGGACAAtaaagggcccaaggttaaagaatcTGTCTCAAAATAGAGAGGTACATTGTGGTTGTCTGATTTCATCGGCAATTGAGGcgtgacgatgaaacatgccTTATGTGTTGATCTGTTACGAAACGGGTAAAATTAAAAGTATatgttgagatcaagggggagaatgttaggttcatctcttccccaatgggcccaacgacccattggaccttgactcacgccctgatcgggggcgtccacccaagtaaggctggtgggcccctgtcgcgcagtgctatatatagaggaggtggggaccatggcacgggttacgaggttcgccgccACCACTGGTTTCCAGTCTCaaaccctaatccgatctagagggatgcactgaagcgatgggaagtccaccGCGCCGCTACCgcatctctctctccttccccaccgtcgtcatcacctcaCGACGGTCTCTGGATggagctcatcgagttcatcacaaGGTAATTAATCTACCACATCatccgaacacatctagcctaagatccacgggatctatcaagAATCCCTTGTGTTATCAATGAAAGGTGCAAAAATGGTTTCAGCTATTTGGAAGGAACAGAAATACTACTGATCCTAAGGATTGCAGTCTATGGAGGTAAGTACTCCCCCCCTTGCTAATCTCATTCCCTGATAAATTGAAACACTTGACTAGGCTGCGAAGTCTACGCAGACAGATCCTTCCACGGGGGTTTAAGAAATCAACTTTACAAAATGAAATTGgtcgtttttttcttttcttatgAAGAGTCTTATTTCATGGAACAATTGAAAGAAGTATCACATTGCAGAATCCTAACTGACTTGAAGATGCTTAAAGTTATACCAAGGCCGTTTGTTTCCAGgaactttttggtgtagggactaaaaaaagtcccaaaaagtcccatatgaaacaaacaggagggacttttagggactaatagGGGGTATTTAGGACTATTTGAAGAAGTCCTTATGGAAGGGTTTTTTTggacttttttgacactttttccaacaatgcccctacttttagcatgtcatttaataactactactacattactaaaggtaacatggtctttttgcatgccaTTTAATGATCTATAGTCTCTAtttagtccctggaaacaaacgggTAGGAACTAAAGACTTTtaagttgggacttaaaaaaAGTCTCGGGACTTCTGAAGTCACGACTCTAGTTTCATCCTTTGCATCATCGTTGGCAAGCCGAGGGTGGAAGGTACAGTCAAGACGGAACCCAACATTTCCTGATGCAGCCCGACCGAGCCTTATCCAAAACCATGTGATAGAATTGGCCAACAAACGATCAAAGAAACCAAGCCAAACCTGCAACCTTTGAGATCGCACCAAATCTAAACGATATAGAGACTATAAATATATACTGTTCCGATATAGGGCACCGACCCGGAGTGCGgacgtttggagctcggccttcatggaggccgaaatttttgaataattcaaaatttaaattttttggtttcaaaaaaatctgaaaaaaaatacggaagtaaagaaggatgttatgcgtatgtgtgcaaaaatttaggatgaaataccttaaAATACAATCTgcataaaaaagacaaattcatgacctgaaatgatgaatagtgtcatgtgtaaaaaagcctcagatttgtcttttttgcacagccctcatttcaatgtatttttttttctgaaaatttacacacatgtgtgttacgccttcacttatccctgtatttttttttcagaattttttgaaatgtaaaaatatgaattttcattaaatttgagtttcaaatttaaagggctccatggagctcgggagccaaaagcaatttccgaCCGACCCACTTTTTTTTAGTTTCAATTTTATAGTAGACCTGTTATATCTTTAAAACCAAAGTCAATTTAATTTCCGTTGGCATATTAGTGTTTTCTTACTAGGGCTTTGAAATAAAAATCACTTTTGAATAAattttgccatgtttaaaaacTTCATTAAGTTTCAACTGCTAAAACTTGGTACAAACCAACGACAAAATCACAAGTTTCACAAACTAAAATTTTAAACTTGGTGTGCCCTTGTGCGGAACCCAACGACTTTGCAGATCACGAGGCTGTGCCCCCCTATGTGGAACGGCGAAAGATTCAAATCATATCTTCTTCTCGTGAGTGTCCACCCAGTTCCTCTGGACTTGTCTCCGCGAGACCATTAGGGGGCGTTGGTGTGACACTAACCTACCCGACCTTTACGCCGAGATCCAGGCTTCCCCTCTTTCGGGACGTCATATTCAAAGGCTGGCCATTGCGGTCCTCGCTTGAACGCTATATATGGATGGTCCGAAATAAGCTTGTAATTCAACAGTTCCTCTCAGACGTGCGACCGACGCGATGTTCAAAATGTGTGGTTATATGTAGCTTTGGCGACCACTTAGCCGCCTCCAGAATCAGGATGCCATCAACTCCATCACCGTAGATCTTCAGACGATGGCCTTCCGCTTGGCGCTAccgccccccaccgccacctcaaGAGCCAGATTAGATGTTTCTATTGTGGTCCCTCTGCCTTATTTTGTTTTTAGGGCTTGTTGAGTTATTGCCCTCAACAGAATCCTCCGTAATTGATGTCGTGCTACcttggatgtgtgtgtgtgaatTTGGTCTTATACTTGTACTCTTGGTCTGGTGGTTTGCTTTATATAAAAAAATGGGGTAAAAGCCTTTTTCGGTAAGAAAACATGGAAACGACTCCCTTGTGTGTCCCAATACCTCCCATGCCGAACAAAAATGATTAGCTAGGTAGGTGAGAAGAAAAGGGTAACATATACAAATTACATCTGGGTATGAGTGAACACATGTTGGTTGTTTGTGGATGGAAGAGGAACCAGAGCAGTAAAATCTTAATGGTATTTCAGGTGCATATGCCTTGGCATGAATCTTGCAAAGCTATATATGTACAATGCTGACTTGCTGCCAAGTAGAGTATTTATTTTCACGTATAGATGAAAGGAGAAAAAAATGGGTACTATGAGTAGATAATAAATGGGGCATGCTACGTGTTCGCCGGCTTATCTTTTTAAAAGACCAGTCAGGTCACAAGCCGTCAGATCTGCAGCATCGAGCGATCGGACACACCTCTTCATTATTGCAACACAAATCTTGTTGTAAAATTATTTCTGCAACACACGTCTCTGGTTGCGGAATTATTTCTGCAACACACGTTCAGTTGCAGAATTATTTCTAGAGCAGatgtttgtagcaaaaaaatgCAACTGAGGTTTTGTTGCAATTTTATTTTCAACTCAAATCTTGTTACCGAAATAATCCGTAAGAGATGTTTTGTTGGAAAAATATGGATCTGCCGTAGGTCATTGTAACATCGTATATATTTCAGAAGCATAGCCTCTGTTACGTAAACGTGTTTAATAAAAAATGGTGCGTGCGGCCTTACTTTTGGCGCGCATCATGCAAAGAAGATGACGGATGCTTTCGATCCGTCCGAACATGGTAAACGTTTTTCATAAAAAAGAGGCTAAAATGCATTGAATGCCGACTATATATAGATGGAGTAGCAATCTTTTAATAATTCAAGGCAGCTCCCGTCGGCACATTGCAAGAACCGGCCCTCGAGTTACTGGAGTAGTTGTGGGAGTACACTCTGATGGTGAAAAGCTTGAGGTGCATGGGATTTCCTAACAGTATTCTAATAAAAGGATATCAAAAGCTGGTCCCTGAATTTCCTCCTTCACCGTACCATTCCTCCTGGATATCAAAAGCTTGAGGTGGTCTAACTCTAATCCCACAAATGTGTCAACCGAGAACAGTTTGATTCACAGGTTGAAAAATTTGACCAACTATTTTTCTTTCTTCCAAACAGTCACTCAAAAGTAGTTAACTTTTCCAAGCATTAGTGGACTCAACTTTTGAAACACTtacatgtactccctctgttcctaaatataagtctttttaaagttttcattagggaactacatacggctgtatatagacacactttagagcgtagatttactcattttgtttcgtatgtagtcttctaatggaatctctaaaaagacttatatttaggaacggagggagtagaatgcAAGTCGGTGGAAACATTAGTGTGCTCATAACTTTTTTATAGATCAAACCGGGGATCGATGATAAATGGATTGCACAGTTTTGTCAAATTATTCATTCGAACTCCTGATAAATTGTCAAGTTGCACTGTTGTACATCCTGATATATTCTTTAGCGTTAGATGTAAGAAGCAGTTACTGCTATAAACTACGATGGCAAAGAACTTGTACTGCTCTGAGCCAAGTCATCTGCCCAGTCTGTCTATCTCACGTGCCAATCATGCCATCAGCTAGCTATATGGTAGAAACTGGGGGGAGGCTCGAAGTCTCGAACTAACAGGGAGAACCCTTTTTTCTTAAACAAACTACAAAGTGGCCACGACGCAACTGAGATTACCATTTTCCTTCCAACGTAGGAGACCCTGTTCATAAGGGCTGAGTGCACTTTACTCCGTTGAATTTTCATGTAGTACATGACACTGATGAACCAAAAACTACACAGAAAATCCAGAAAACCTAGTCGCCGTGCTATAAAAAGAGCTACACAGGCTCGCAGTTAACAGGGAGCTTGACCGTCGGACTCTTATGTTGCGGATCTGACACCTTCTTCAATACTTCAAACTTGAGCCTCTTGTCATTGTCAGCATCAATGGAGACTGAAGAGCCTTCACCGATTTGTCCGCTGAGCAGCATCTCAGAGAGATCAGTCATCACATTCTTGAGCAACCACCTCTTTACAGGCCTTGCGCCATACATCTGGGGGACAAATTAAGCATGGATTGGTTACAAAAATATAAACATCGTTACCTTAAACGTGAGCCTAATGATGCCTCAGGTTTGAAAGGAAGCTGCACTTACTGGGTTGTATGATTCCGACAAAACCACGTCCAGTGCGGCATCGCTCGTAGATAGAGAGATGCCCTTGCAAGCTACGCTGGCGACAATGCTCTTCATCTGAATTTTCACAATCTCCTTCAGTTTCTCACGCGAAAGCGGCTCAAATATAACAATCTCACTCATTCTGTTGCGAAGTTCAGGTTTGAAGTGTTTCTGGACCTGCAAGAACAAATGTACACGACATTCAGCATGCGTCTACTGGAGACTTCACAACAACAGTCTCTTGTATACACAAACCTGATGCATCACAAGATCCCGTGCAGCCTCCATTGTGATTTTTCCAGCCATTCCTGCTGTTAGGTGCTCCGCTCCTAGATTTGAGGTCATAATGATGATGGTGTTCTTGAAATGTACGGTCCGGCCTTTCCCATCTGTCAACACACCATCATCCAGAAGTTGAATAAAAAGGTTCAACACCGATGGATCTGCCTTCTCCACCTCATCAAAAAGGACAACACTGTATGGACGTCTCCTGATCTTCTCCGTCAATTGCCCACCGTCTTCATGGCCTTCATAGCTTTAAGAAGGAACAAATAAAGCAATTATGGTCAGCCAAATTAAAGTATGATATGAGAAAGTAATGCATGTTCAAAAAGATATACAAAATAAACCTTGGAGGTGCTCCGATGAGACGCAGCACGGATCCCCTGTCAACATATTCAGACATGTCAAAGCGAACTAACATCTTCTCGCTGTCAAATAGCTGCACAGCAAGAGCTTTTGCAATCTCTGTCTTTCCAACACCAGTTGAGCCTAAGAAGAGAAAAGAGCCTATGGGTTGGCCAGGCTGATCAAAGCCAGCTCTGGAACGTAACACTGCTTGTGCAACCAGATTTACAGCTTCATCCTGGCCAACAACTCGCTCCCGCAGTCTGCTCGCTAGGTGGATTagtctttccttctcctcttggTCAAGCGCAGTGACAGGAATTCCAGTCCATTCGCTCACAACCTTCAAATAACATTGTTAAAATTTGCATAACAAGCATATCTTGTAGATCGAAACAGTACAAAACTGTCATTAGGAAAAGAATGCCTACTTGAGCGACATGATTAGGGCAAACAATTGCCTCCTTCACTGCATTTTTAGAGCTACACTGCACAGTGTTACCATTCTCTTCTTGGTCGCCAACTCCAATCATTGTTTTGGCTGCCGTGGCACAAGCCTCATCAATCAGGTCAATAGCCTTATCAGGAAATTGACGACCTACAGTATAGACACCAATAAAATCCGTCAATTAACTCCAACATATATACATTCTTGCCGATCATGGGAGCAACTCGGCAGAAAGAAAGCACCTGCTCCATTAATGGATGCATCTGACACAATCATGAATTTGTTCAATACCATAAACATGATTTGCATACATTAATTAAATCAAATTAAACTGAATGCATGGGCTGCAACATGGGTGCTCCACAGTCTCATGCAATAATTCTGCCCTTCAATTGCACAGCAGAACAATTGAGCAGATAGTTTAATTAGCATGTGGGCTAGTGGACCCTAACAAGAATGGACATCTGACCATATAACCAATTAAAGATCATATATAACCCTCTTTCTTCCCTTGATGTTCCATTAGACTTCCTAATAAACTAGATGAGTCCACGCATCTACTTATCACCTCTGGAAACAAAAGGAACAAAATTAATTCCTCACCGGTGATGTAGCGGCCAGCGAGTTGCACGGCAGCAACAAGAGCGGCATCTTGGATTTCTAGGCCATGGTGCTGTTCATACTGCTGCTTGAGCGCCCGCAGCATGGCAATGGTGGCCTGCGCGCTTGGCTCCTCGACGTGCACCTTCTGGAACCGCCGCTCAAGTGCAGAATCCTTCTCAATGTACTTACGGTAATCATCAAAAGTCGTTGCACCCACACAGCGGATGCGACCACGGGCCAACGCCGGCTTCAGCATATTGGCAGCATCCTGGCAGCCCCCCCTCACTGCACCGGCACCAAGAAGCATGTGCATCTCGTCGATGAATAGAACTATCTTGCCACCTGAATCCTCCGCCTGCTTTATCACGCCTTTCAAGCGTTCCTCAAACATGCCACGGAACATGGTCCCGGCCACCATCGCCCCGAGATCAACATCCACAACGCGAGCCCCGACAAGTGCTGCAGGGACCTTCCCGGCAGCGATGCGCTGTGCAAGGCCCTCGGCGATGGCTGTCTTGCCTACTCCCGCAGCACCGACCAACGCGGCACAGTTCTTGGTCTTGCGGCAGAGGATGGAGATGACACGATCTATTTCTCTGTCGCGGCCGACCACCGGGCTGACTGCCTGTTTGCTGCCGGTCATGTCACGGCCGTAGCTGCGCAGGCACACAATGCGCTCATAGTACCGCCATGCTGCCCAGCATAAACCGATGGCTGCTCCAGCACAGAGAACGTTCTCCACCTCCCGATACAACCTAGAGGCATGTGACAGGAACCGATCCAAGACAGCACTTGTCGGAGCTTCTCCATCAGAAGCCATAATACTCCAGCTCCCGAGCAGGGGATCGTAGGTTGAAGTCCGTTCCATAAAACGATGGTGATGAAAAGCCGTAACCTGAACAAGGAAAATACACTGCAATAATTCAACGTATGTATAAATATATATAGAGAAGAATTCATGTTGCAGAAGTATCGGACTTCAAATTGTATTACATGACGGAGTTGTAACAAATTTCTTATTCCGTTTTGCTTTGGAAACCGAGTTttcatcaaaatttgtttttttaGGGAGTGATCAAAATTAGCAGGACTCCAAGATTATCCGAGGCGAACAATTAACTTGACACAAATATCCACTTTCCCCTTAATTTTTTGGGAAACTTTTTGCTTCCACCGGCTGATACATGCAAGGAATCCGTCGCATGCTCTAGTCTGATCAAACGAAATTGTACAGTACAAGCTCAATCATTTTTTTATGAAACCATCTAGCACAACTGATCCCACATGTCTCAGTCATCCTTATCCTCATCTAGTCAGTCCCACTGCATGGCTCGATCCCATTCCCCAATCAGCCAtggctctctctccccctctctctcaacTCCCAGTCTCCCGCAGCAGCTGGGTTCCGTACCATGAGACGAGGAGTTCTTCCCGATGCAATGGCGTCCGCTGCTTCCTCATCTCCTGCTGTGACCCGCGCCTCCTCGTCGCTCCTCCCCCATGCTAAGGCGTCGGTGGAAGGAGTTCGAATGTACCTTCAGGTTGGATTTTTGGATCCTGTCTCCTACCTTTCCATTTTCATctattccttttcagttttctgcaACGTGGTCAATGTTTCTGCAACGCAACCATTGTTTCAGGAGTTTTGGATCCCGTCTcctacctctccctctccattTATCCCTCTTCAGTTTCTCACAACGCGGTCGTTGTTTCTGCAACGCAACCGTTGTTTCAGGAGTTGCATAAATTATTTTTGCAACGCgatcgttgtttcaggaattatttTTGCAACATGGTCGTTGCTTCTGCAACGCAACTgttgtttctgcaactcgaccTTTGTTTCAGGAATTATTGGATGCGGGAGACGATCGAGCCGTGTAGATCGGACGACTGTACACGTACATCGGATGGTCCTCGAGATGACagatgtttactaaacatccgcCGGTGGACGCGTAGCAGCCCCCTaattctttacctaataataaagaggctatcgcttccgtcggaaaacccaccgaggtgattttacaaaaaagcccttactgtttatgacattaaactcgtagtatatattaaatatttttttaaatacttataccttttaaaccgtaactccaaatttaacatattatacatggaatttgattataaaaatatgtagaatttaaatatgatattattttatctattaaacgtttaataaaaatattatctagggtgcaatcttaataaataagtcattattcgtctttctttcataccggtactcatccgggttgggagtaaacacgtcaacaaaatcaggattagagatgaaactgaaggtcacttgactgattctttgtacgtattaaatctacatgcaagccgtgttaaaatagaagacctgtgaaattttgaactgcatttttgtaggataagacaatctttatttgtatcgtaactataagtTCTCAAATtataaacattttttataaattaagagcgtgtgccgtgtggtatttatTTCTCCCGTtgtaacgcatgggcccttttgctagtaacagTAAAACTGTGACGGGCCCTAACAGGGGAGGTGGTGTGGGGAAGGCTAAATTACCCGAGTCGAAAATAAATGATCTTccgggccgccgccgccgcctcacctCCGGCCGCTCCGGCCGCCGCTCCTCCAAGGGGAGCCCTCGTCAGGTTCACACCCGCCGGCGCCTCTCCGCCGCTCGCTTCTCCGCCGACTGCCTGGAGCGAGCACCCGTCGCCTCGACCTGGTCCAGTAACCGTACTTCCGGCCGCGGCAGCCAGTCCGGTCTGCTCACTCATTTGTCGACGACGCTTCCCTCAGAGCGAGCACTACTTTTTTCTTTGAGACGACTCAGAGCGAGCACTAGGCGTTTACCACCAACTGGGCCCGGGCCTC harbors:
- the LOC123411017 gene encoding chaperone protein ClpB1-like, whose protein sequence is MASDGEAPTSAVLDRFLSHASRLYREVENVLCAGAAIGLCWAAWRYYERIVCLRSYGRDMTGSKQAVSPVVGRDREIDRVISILCRKTKNCAALVGAAGVGKTAIAEGLAQRIAAGKVPAALVGARVVDVDLGAMVAGTMFRGMFEERLKGVIKQAEDSGGKIVLFIDEMHMLLGAGAVRGGCQDAANMLKPALARGRIRCVGATTFDDYRKYIEKDSALERRFQKVHVEEPSAQATIAMLRALKQQYEQHHGLEIQDAALVAAVQLAGRYITGRQFPDKAIDLIDEACATAAKTMIGVGDQEENGNTVQCSSKNAVKEAIVCPNHVAQVVSEWTGIPVTALDQEEKERLIHLASRLRERVVGQDEAVNLVAQAVLRSRAGFDQPGQPIGSFLFLGSTGVGKTEIAKALAVQLFDSEKMLVRFDMSEYVDRGSVLRLIGAPPSYEGHEDGGQLTEKIRRRPYSVVLFDEVEKADPSVLNLFIQLLDDGVLTDGKGRTVHFKNTIIIMTSNLGAEHLTAGMAGKITMEAARDLVMHQVQKHFKPELRNRMSEIVIFEPLSREKLKEIVKIQMKSIVASVACKGISLSTSDAALDVVLSESYNPMYGARPVKRWLLKNVMTDLSEMLLSGQIGEGSSVSIDADNDKRLKFEVLKKVSDPQHKSPTVKLPVNCEPV